From Miscanthus floridulus cultivar M001 chromosome 15, ASM1932011v1, whole genome shotgun sequence, the proteins below share one genomic window:
- the LOC136507687 gene encoding uncharacterized protein: protein MGGGGHALLLSSAAGRRRLDGPGRAASEGHRRAASQRNMGKPCESVEEQISVVKSKGKEAFAKGDYVDAAYSYMLAATLFANRSLRWPRLREGERALSDAQHCKTLRPRWAKAWYREGMALSFLKEHKGAVYAFEEALKLDRANHDIKKALREAMESTKNAACLGEQDPQVAACVRSD, encoded by the exons ATGGGCGGAGGGGGGCACGCGCTGCTCCTCAGCAGCGCCGCGGGCCGGCGGCGACTTGACGGCCCGGGCCGCGCGGCCAGCGAGGGGCATAGGAGGGCGGCGTCGCAGCGCAATATGGGCAAGCCCTGT GAGTCGGTGGAAGAACAGATTTCTGTTGTGAAGTCTAAAGGAAAAGAAGCGTTTGCAAAGGGGGACTACGTTGATGCAGCCTATTCCTATATGCTG GCTGCCACCTTATTCGCCAACCGGAGCCTACGCTGGCCGCGGCTGAGAGAAGGGGAGAGGGCTCTGTCAGATGCTCAGCATTGCAAAACATTGCGCCCACGCTGGGCGAAGGCATGGTACCGTGAGGGCATGGCTCTCAGCTTCCTCAAG GAGCACAAAGGAGCAGTGTATGCTTTTGAGGAGGCGCTAAAGCTCGACCGCGCCAACCATGACATCAAGAAAGCATTGAG GGAGGCCATGGAGTCTACGAAGAATGCTGCTTGCCTTGGAGAACAGGATCCTCAAGTTGCTGCATGTGTTCGATCAGACTAA